The following coding sequences lie in one Aspergillus luchuensis IFO 4308 DNA, chromosome 8, nearly complete sequence genomic window:
- a CDS encoding uncharacterized protein (COG:G;~EggNog:ENOG410PG9P;~InterPro:IPR020846,IPR011701,IPR036259;~PFAM:PF07690;~TransMembrane:11 (o44-68i80-104o110-128i140-166o172-191i203-227o247-268i308-331o337-354i375-395o407-427i);~go_function: GO:0022857 - transmembrane transporter activity [Evidence IEA];~go_process: GO:0055085 - transmembrane transport [Evidence IEA]), which yields MHAKCRPPAGNITGSSGSSEAEKQTTTEAVDTVPLPPPDGGLTAWLQVVGAFFLFFNSWGILNAYGVFQSYYQSDLIPTYSSSAITWIGTVQGFVLFLVGVIVGPIFDKGFLHSLIAFGTFMVVFGLMMTSLSNQYYQLFLAHGITVGIGCAFLFLPSIAIVATYFTSRRALATGITASGGSIGAVVYPIMFHKLISRVGFGWTTRIIGFVALAGLTISLLVLRRRLPPPTKSRSLLDLASLKEPPFLIFSFGLFFCFVGLYFPFFYLQSYFNYYLHSNSSLEFYIFSVLNATSVLGRITPGLMADRIGGLNTLVPISLLATILAFVWIAVRNVGGAVVFTCLYGYASGAIVSLPPSILTRMSPTLDVVGTRLGMIFMFAGCGFLIGTPIASLLLDLEQGCFWKAQLFSGMFVAAGTMCFIALRVMLWRRGGGWKI from the exons ATGCATGCCAAATGCCGCCCTCCGGCAGGTAATATAACAGGTAGTTCTGGCTCTTCAGAGGCAGAAAAGCAGACGACCACAGAGGCGGTGGATACGGttccccttccacctccTGATGGCGGCTTGACGGCATGGCTACAAGTCGTGGGGGCATTCTTCCTATTCTTCAACTCATG GGGCATCCTGAACGCCTACGGAGTATTCCAGAGCTACTACCAGTCCGACCTAATCCCCACAtactcatcctccgccatcaCCTGGATCGGCACTGTGCAAGGCTTCGTCCTGTTTCTGGTTGGGGTGATTGTAGGCCCCATCTTCGACAAAGGCTTCCTGCACAGCTTAATCGCCTTCGGAACATTCATGGTAGTGTTTGGCCTGATGATGACCTCTCTCTCAAACCAGTACTATCAGCTCTTCCTTGCGCACGGCATCACAGTGGGTATCGGCTGCGCATTTCTCTTCCTACCCAGCATCGCTATCGTCGCCACCTACTTCACCTCACGCCGCGCCCTCGCCACCGGAATAACAGCGTCAGGAGGCAGCATCGGGGCGGTGGTCTACCCCATAATGTTCCACAAGTTGATCAGCCGGGTAGGGTTCGGGTGGACGACACGCATCATTGGCTTCGTGGCGCTAGCCGGACTGACAATCTCATTGCTCGTATTGAGACGGCGGTTACCACCGCCAACGAAGAGCAGATCATTACTGGACCTCGCTTCCCTCAAAGAGCCACCCTTCCTCATATTCAGCTTCGGcctcttcttttgcttcgtGGGACTCtactttcccttcttctaccTCCAAAGCTACTTCAATTACTACTTGCatagcaacagcagcctggAGTTCTACATCTTCTCTGTCCTCAACGCTACCTCGGTGCTGGGTCGCATCACCCCAGGCCTCATGGCCGACCGTATTGGTGGCCTTAACACACTAGTACCTATCAGTCTCCTTGCGACTATTCTGGCATTCGTGTGGATTGCTGTCCGCAACGTGGGTGGGGCTGTCGTTTTCACTTGTCTCTATGGATACGCTTCTGGAGCTATTGTCTCCCTGCCGCCATCTATCTTGACACGCATGTCCCCGACTCTGGATGTTGTGGGCACGCGCCTGGGCATGATCTTCATGTTTGCTGGTTGTGGGTTCCTCATTGGTACTCCGATTGCTTCCCTTCTGTTGGATCTAGAGCAGGGTTGTTTCTGGAAGGCTCAGCTGTTTAGTGGTAtgtttgttgctgctgggacgATGTGCTTTATTGCTCTGCGGGTAATGCTGTGGCGGCGAGGTGGCGGTTGGAAGATTTGA
- a CDS encoding T6SS phospholipase effector Tle1-like catalytic domain-containing protein (COG:S;~EggNog:ENOG410PMES;~InterPro:IPR029058,IPR018712;~PFAM:PF09994) produces the protein MSPKRLIVCCDGTWKDSTADSQEPPSNVTRLTRTLSRVAVVEENGVNKEIPQIVYYQKGVGTGLADKYFGGVAGIGISANVRAAYGFLVDNYEEGDKIYFFGFSRGAYTARAIAGIVCELGLLTPRGMDNFATVYDDFYDRKLPVYDEEKRRQLGFRDPLPRFTVEIVGVWDTVAFHKPWMFGNWSGEKLEFRNTLLSREVKYAFHALALDEERSAYQPTLWHQPENADGQELLQVWFSGAHTDVGGGGQDPRLANITLAWMIAQCTKHNQLSFDIEEYLFDRPPRPLETDTAPWATAFGKTNTGSFARTVETILGGKSKRTPLQYKQTGDGNPQPTNEVIHASIEDRVLTGKGTIAGAVLWPSLVIERLTPDQEWVLGSGGKLVQAPVLKQELFMKGRIRTVHVDEVD, from the exons ATGTCACCTAAACGTCTCATTGTCTGCTGCGATG GAACCTGGAAAGACTCGACAGCGGATTCTCAGGAACCTCCGTCGAATGTTACGCGGTTGACGCGCACTCTAAGCCGCGTGGCAGTCGTGGAAGAGAATGGAGTGAACAAAGAAATTCCTCAAATCGTCTATTACCAGAAAGGCGTTGGGACCGGTCTAGCCGACAAGTATTTCGGAG GTGTCGCCGGGATCGGAATCAGTGCGAACGTTCGCGCCGCCTACGGCTTCCTTGTGGATAACTACGAGGAGGGCGATAAGATCTACTTTTTTGGATTCTCACGCGGTGCTTATACCGCCAGAGCGATCGCGGGTATAGTCTGCGAACTAGGGCTGTTGACTCCCCGAGGCATGGACAATTTTGCCACGGTATACGATGACTTCTACGACCGAAAGTTGCCGGTGTACGATGAGGAGAAACGCCGACAGCTGGGTTTCCGCGACCCCCTCCCACGGTTCACAGTAGAGATTGTCGGGGTCTGGGACACGGTCGCGTTCCATAAGCCCTGGATGTTCGGAAACTGGTCAGGGGAGAAACTCGAGTTTCGCAATACGCTGCTCTCTAGAGAGGTCAAGTATGCTTTTCATGCACTTGCGCTGGACGAAGAGAGAAGCGCCTACCAGCCCACACTGTGGCATCAGCCAGAGAATGCTGATGGCCAAGAGCTGCTGCAGGTGTGGTTCTCTGGTGCGCATACAGAtgtgggcggaggagggcagGACCCCCGACTGGCGAATATCACACTGGCCTGGATGATCGCGCAATGCACCAAGCATAATCAGTTGAGCTTCGATATTGAGGAGTACCTCTTCGACCGTCCTCCACGACCTTTAGAGACAGACACAGCTCCATGGGCGACGGCATTCGGTAAAACAAACACGGGAAGCTTCGCTCGGACGGTAGAGACCATTCTGGGCGGGAAGTCAAAAAGGACTCCTCTCCAGTATAAGCAGACTGGTGATGGAAATCCACAGCCTACCAATGAGGTGATTCATGCTTCTATCGAGGACCGTGTATTGACTGGGAAGGGAACCATAGCTGGGGCTGTACTTTGGCCCTCGCTAGTAATTGAACGCCTAACTCCTGATCAAGAATGGGTACTTGGCAGTGGAGGCAAACTTGTGCAAGCGCCAGTGCTGAAGCAGGAACTGTTTATGAAGGGGAGGATTCGGACTGTTCATGTGGATGAGGTAGACTGA
- a CDS encoding uncharacterized protein (COG:S;~EggNog:ENOG410Q2BE;~InterPro:IPR019268;~PFAM:PF10042) translates to MPVKDYGIWKGFPAHYELEDRFEDPRSPHLSLYYHDNNAKMPQFDRDYRHKHKGNPPNKQKPREIPGLFRAAINIKSTGKESRLAYWVNHKIVEHPIAEKLSNLDFGFHPIEELTDFDGKGLDFIRGNLFTTQSGRVLPHDIPGTNNDIIDVLEPEVKKAIHHKATIYLFGSMFNTRNGIHNVHMNQGNIPHFVKDDGVFQDGGLIIEYDDHWTGVFLAFASQAVHTDNHNGHAFAKHVVTWADVLPKEIIENSVAIKEALINPRGRDDRSAKEKEFVTLENLTNHRVALASWRFHNAAGQTQALPHNAALDSRAMKRFELSNCPLSENGDTITLLNEEGLRVDGVSYGARQGATEGRPIVFAH, encoded by the coding sequence ATGCCCGTCAAAGACTACGGAATCTGGAAGGGATTTCCAGCTCACTACGAGCTGGAAGATCGTTTTGAGGACCCCAGATCCCCCCATCTCTCGCTGTACTACCATGACAATAATGCAAAAATGCCACAATTCGACCGTGACTACCGACACAAACACAAGGGCAATCCACCAAACAAGCAGAAGCCAAGGGAGATCCCTGGATTGTTCCGCGCAGCTATCAACATCAAGTCCACTGGCAAGGAGTCCCGGCTTGCCTATTGGGTAAATCACAAGATTGTCGAGCATCCCATCGCCGAGAAGCTATCTAATTTAGACTTCGGCTTCCACCCAATTGAAGAACTCACCGACTTCGATGGTAAAGGCCTGGACTTCATCCGAGGGAACCTCTTCACTACACAGAGCGGCCGTGTTCTTCCCCATGACATCCCTGGCACAAATAACGATATAATTGATGTCCTGGAGCCTGAGGTAAAAAAGGCAATTCACCACAAAGCTACAATATATCTATTCGGCTCTATGTTCAACACCAGAAACGGAATCCACAATGTTCACATGAACCAGGGCAATATTCCGCACTTTGTCAAGGATGATGGCGTGTTTCAGGATGGCGGCCTTATCATTGAGTACGACGATCACTGGACTGGCGTTTTCCTTGCATTCGCATCACAAGCAGTTCACACTGATAACCACAATGGACATGCTTTTGCAAAGCACGTCGTTACCTGGGCGGACGTTCTACCCAAGGAGATCATTGAGAATTCGGTGGCTATCAAAGAAGCACTCATCAATCCACGAGGCAGAGATGACCGGTCtgccaaagaaaaagagttCGTCACGCTTGAGAATCTTACAAATCACAGAGTGGCCCTGGCATCATGGAGGTTTCATAATGCTGCTGGTCAAACTCAAGCGCTCCCTCACAATGCAGCTTTGGACTCTCGAGCTATGAAAAGGTTCGAGTTGTCAAACTGTCCTCTTTCTGAAAATGGTGATACTATCACCCTACTTAATGAGGAGGGACTGAGGGTCGACGGGGTAAGCTATGGGGCTCGGCAGGGAGCGACAGAAGGTCGTCCGATAGTTTTTGCACATTGA
- a CDS encoding uncharacterized protein (COG:S;~EggNog:ENOG410PMGG;~InterPro:IPR011009,IPR002575;~PFAM:PF02958,PF01636) has translation MPTPPTNEPTRVASIMLSWHSLDLVSCTTLQTLWAGYGHICALTARATTAEAAEHLGKLCGVDSKRTAGSTFPLILKLISPPRKAAGKEDEGHLRKMLSYEVEQYFYSDVVPRLGDDIAVAKCLASTRDMHGKQGEEELRGLMATIMVDLRPAFPVAGEKRSVLSRVQVYGALDWLARFHSRSWGLLSDDRRLDGYVLPPLEEAKRRREQGKTETGNALWLNGGYTYLATRRKEYASLVEDTDSEWSDILCTAPNGSSQSVAEMAALLLTPCGRQMESFIHGDVKSENLFTTTKGDEVAFFDFQYVGLGLGVCDLAKLFTCSVPLKMLVDDEDDLLPEQLEMCEGERALLEHYHRMLLQDKGERWYDWETFVRHWETALVDWCRFQASWGFWGNTEWLEARVGSIVRDQEWREWLLRSLSS, from the coding sequence ATGcccacaccacccaccaaTGAACCCACCCGGGTCGCCAGCATCATGCTGTCGTGGCACTCACTCGATCTCGTCTCCTGTACCACCCTCCAGACCCTGTGGGCCGGGTATGGGCACATCTGTGCCCTCACCGCCCGAGCCACAACCGCCGAAGCGGCGGAGCATCTCGGGAAACTTTGCGGAGTGGATTCGAAAAGAACCGCGGGGAGCACATTCCCTCTGATTTTGAAGCTCATTTCACCGCCTCGCAAAGCAGCGGgtaaggaagatgagggacATCTCCGGAAAATGCTAAGTTATGAGGTGGAGCAGTACTTTTACAGCGATGTAGTCCCCCGACTAGGGGACGATATTGCTGTTGCTAAATGTTTGGCGTCGACGCGAGACATGCATGGAAAACAAGGTGAAGAGGAACTTCGTGGCTTGATGGCGACGATTATGGTTGATTTGCGGCCTGCTTTCCCAGTtgcgggggagaagaggagcgtGTTGAGTCGTGTTCAGGTCTATGGGGCGCTGGATTGGTTGGCGCGGTTCCATAGTCGGTCGTGGGGGCTGTTGTCTGACGACAGGAGACTGGATGGGTATGTTTTGCCGCCGCTTGAGGAAGCGAAGAGAAGGCGGGAGCAGGGGAAGACGGAGACAGGGAATGCGCTGTGGCTTAACGGGGGGTACACGTACTTGGCGACCCGCCGGAAGGAGTACGCTTCGCTGGTGGAGGATACAGACTCGGAGTGGTCCGATATCTTGTGTACAGCCCCAAATGGGTCTTCTCAATCCGTGGCTGAGATGGCTGCATTGCTCCTGACACCCTGTGGAAGGCAGATGGAGTCGTTTATCCATGGTGATGTGAAATCGGAGAACCTGTTTACGACAACCAAGGGAGATGAAGTAGCGTTCTTTGACTTTCAATATGTCGGATTAGGTCTGGGAGTTTGTGACCTGGCTAAACTCTTCACATGCTCAGTTCCACTGAAGATGCTTgttgacgatgaggacgactTGCTACCAGAACAACTGGAGATGTGTGAAGGTGAGCGAGCTTTGCTGGAGCATTACCATAGGATGTTGCTTCAGGATAAAGGAGAGCGCTGGTATGATTGGGAAACCTTTGTACGACACTGGGAAACAGCTCTAGTGGACTGGTGCAGGTTCCAGGCATCTTGGGGTTTCTGGGGAAATACCGAGTGGCTTGAGGCTCGTGTGGGATCTATTGTCAGAGACCAGGAGTGGAGGGAATGGCTACTTCGGAGCCTTAGCTCCTGA
- a CDS encoding uncharacterized protein (COG:S;~EggNog:ENOG410PS70;~InterPro:IPR002523;~PFAM:PF01544;~TransMembrane:2 (i163-185o191-213i);~go_component: GO:0016020 - membrane [Evidence IEA];~go_function: GO:0046873 - metal ion transmembrane transporter activity [Evidence IEA];~go_process: GO:0030001 - metal ion transport [Evidence IEA];~go_process: GO:0055085 - transmembrane transport [Evidence IEA]), translating into MWQKRRILEQLLFYRVLTEVNMSTSEICEAIHTDLQQAMQDLDKLTPNEYFKSHRVWISWNEVLDTLTEDLNNIYEMIKEWRVREENRRGNQPRWTERHEIKYREAVQRSLLLGESAVRDFKVCQTRVASLRKSVTSHREITTAIYNQQMDDRNFRQNDNIKYFTYSTVFFLPLSFATSFFSMQAKPTGDLIRQMIVCTIVAFVILLVILFTLPSAVKEIRKSSQSARTTWKAFRRGAGSNNVLHSLHQGLTRYTGGSEIGQSFSKAQAGVSDEESGKMLSTGETFKNGTK; encoded by the coding sequence ATGTGGCAAAAGCGGAGAATCTTGGAGCAGTTGTTGTTCTATCGTGTCCTCACCGAGGTCAATATGAGCACCTCAGAAATCTGCGAAGCTATCCACACAGATCTTCAGCAAGCCATGCAGGATTTGGATAAGCTCACACCGAATGAGTATTTCAAATCACACAGAGTGTGGATATCATGGAACGAAGTACTTGACACTTTGACCGAAGATCTCAACAACATATACGAAATGATCAAAGAATGGAGAGTGCGGGAGGAGAACCGCAGAGGCAATCAGCCCAGGTGGACTGAAAGACATGAGATCAAGTACCGAGAAGCAGTCCAGAGGTCATTGCTCCTCGGTGAAAGTGCGGTGCGGGACTTCAAAGTCTGTCAAACGCGGGTGGCGTCCCTCAGAAAATCAGTCACTTCCCATCGAGAAATCACAACAGCCATTTATAACCAGCAAATGGACGATCGCAACTTCCGACAGAACGACAACATCAAGTACTTCACCTACTCAAccgttttctttcttccgcTGTCCTTCGCTACTAGCTTCTTTAGCATGCAAGCCAAGCCGACGGGAGATCTGATTCGGCAGATGATTGTGTGCACAATTGTCGCCTTCGTGATATTGTTGGTCATTTTGTTTACTCTACCATCTGCAGTCAAAGAAATTCGAAAATCATCTCAATCGGCCCGCACTACTTGGAAAGCTTTTCGCAGAGGGGCCGGATCTAATAACGTACTCCACAGTTTACACCAAGGCCTTACTAGATACACTGGGGGGTCCGAGATTGGTCAGAGTTTCTCAAAGGCACAAGCTGGAGTCTCAGATGAAGAATCAGGAAAAATGCTTTCCACTGGTGAGACTTTCAAGAACGGCACTAAGTAG
- a CDS encoding S1/P1 nuclease (COG:S;~EggNog:ENOG410PW69;~InterPro:IPR008947,IPR003154;~PFAM:PF02265;~SECRETED:SignalP(1-19);~go_function: GO:0003676 - nucleic acid binding [Evidence IEA];~go_function: GO:0004519 - endonuclease activity [Evidence IEA];~go_function: GO:0016788 - hydrolase activity, acting on ester bonds [Evidence IEA];~go_process: GO:0006308 - DNA catabolic process [Evidence IEA]): MRAFLLFTICTLSVQPAIAWGDVGHRAIAYLAEKHLTRTGSDLVNELLANDKGFDISDAATWADTIKWKRPLTRPLHYINPNDEPPNSCSVSYPDDCPAEGCIISLMANMTHQITDKKANETEKKEALMFLIHLFGDLHQPLHVTGVARGGNDIRVCFDAKAPCDDDNKKWNLHSVWDTAIPHKINGIKHSLKHNPERLASAKWADRLHQENRPRPIDTECAITRQPLKCIKKWATESNQLNCDFVMERGIEWLEENDLGGEYYEVAAPIVDEQIFKAAIRLAGWINALAARAAADEFRGVHLQGDL; the protein is encoded by the exons ATGCGggctttccttcttttcacAATCTGCACACTGTCAGTGCAACCAGCGATCGCTTGGGGAGATGTTGGGCATCGAGCTATCGCCTACTTGGCTGAGAAACACCTTACTCGTACCGGCTCTGATCTCGTAAATGAGCTTCTCGCCAACGATAAAGGTTTTGATATCTCTGACGCCGCAACGTGGGCGGACACCATCAAGTGGAAACGACCGCTCACTAGACCCTTGCATTATATCA ACCCCAACGACGAACCTCCAAATTCATGTTCCGTCTCATATCCGGATGATTGCCCTGCCGAAGGCTGTATCATCTCACTGATGGCAAATATG ACTCATCAGATCACGGACAAGAAAGCCAATGAGACCGAGAAAAAGGAGGCCTTGATGTTTTTAATTCACCTTTTTGGGGACCTACACCAACCACTGCACGTCACGGGAGTGGCAAGAGGTGGGAATGATATTCGTGTCTGCTTCGATGCCAAGGCTCCGTGCGACGATGACAACAAAAAATGGAACCTACACTCAGTCTGGGATACTGCCATTCCACATAAAATCAATGGCATCAAGCACAGTCTCAAACACAATCCTGAACGGCTGGCGTCAGCGAAGTGGGCCGATAGACTCCATCAGGAAAATAGGCCGCGACCAATTGATACCGAGTGTGCAATTACTCGACAACCCTTGAAATGCATCAAGAAGTGGGCGACGGAATCAAATCAGCTAAATTGTGATTTTGTGATGGAAAGGGGAATTGAGTGGCTTGAGGAGAATGATCTGGGTGGTGAGTATTATGAGGTAGCTGCGCCTATTGTTGATGAACAGATCTTCAAGGCGGCTATACGTCTTGCTGGTTGGATCAATGCCCTCGCAGCTAGGGCAGCGGCCGATGAATTCAGAGGCGTCCATCTTCAGGGTGATCTCTAA
- a CDS encoding uncharacterized protein (COG:T;~EggNog:ENOG410PWBG;~InterPro:IPR000719,IPR011009;~PFAM:PF00069;~go_function: GO:0004672 - protein kinase activity [Evidence IEA];~go_function: GO:0005524 - ATP binding [Evidence IEA];~go_process: GO:0006468 - protein phosphorylation [Evidence IEA]): MTLADVRPLLSDFGEAFAPASEVRLGQDCHTPPAFRSPEARFEPQKPLTYSSDIWSLATAIWEVMGMKALFSIDMVPDDEIVAQHIDVLGPLPREWWLRWEGRGKFFTEDGHPTDAYLENKWPPLEEAFDIDIQKWRRKWRGVVEEEERAAFVDLIRRMLLFRPEARPTAEDVLQSEWMVKWALPDYERSLNTSP, from the coding sequence ATGACGCTGGCCGATGTACGTCCACTTCTTAGCGACTTTGGCGAGGCCTTCGCTCCTGCCTCAGAGGTTCGACTTGGACAAGACTGCCACACACCTCCGGCCTTTCGCTCCCCAGAAGCCAGATTTGAGCCACAAAAGCCGCTTACATATTCTTCGGACATCTGGAGCCTAGCTACGGCGATATGGGAGGTTATGGGAATGAAAGCTCTCTTCAGTATTGATATGGTTCCCGACGATGAAATTGTGGCACAACATATCGATGTACTGGGACCACTGCCAAGGGAGTGGTGGCTGCgttgggagggaagaggcaaGTTCTTTACGGAGGATGGGCATCCAACAGACGCATATCTGGAGAATAAATGGCCTCCCCTTGAGGAGGCATTCGACATAGACATACAGAAGTGGAGGAGAAAGTGGAGAGgtgtggttgaggaggaagagagagccgCGTTTGTGGATCTGATCCGCAGGATGTTGCTGTTCCGACCGGAAGCGCGACCGACAGCTGAAGATGTGCTCCAGTCAGAGTGGATGGTCAAGTGGGCGTTGCCGGATTATGAGCGAAGCTTGAATACATCTCCTTGA